The following coding sequences lie in one Arachis ipaensis cultivar K30076 chromosome B03, Araip1.1, whole genome shotgun sequence genomic window:
- the LOC110269956 gene encoding putative disease resistance RPP13-like protein 3, with protein sequence MADSVISFVLDNLSQLLAREANLLCGVDNRVTTLQNELSLINVFLKTSEGKTKKEIYKEILRQIRDVAHQAEDVIDTFVVNVAMHRRRTMLGKMLRGFEHGKLLRDVVVKIDSIKATVNDIRENKMKLSDVFQQEGESSSAIEDEEKVLLLHRRRRNVEEHDVVGFVGESKAVIQLLKKESSQSNVVSIIGMGGLGKTTLARKVYNTDEVMSYFHCRAWVYVSNDCRVKELLLRLINCLMPNAESELGKKKKGKKHKRIQKPGDISSLGVDELKLMVRKIQPGGLSSLGVDELKLRVRNFLSMKKYLVVLDDLWKTQDWDDVKDAFPNDNNGSKILITSRLKEVASHTSPYYPPYYLQLLGDHESWELFSRKVFRGEECPSDIEHLGKQMVKSCGGLPLSIVVLGGLLANKGKSYKEWSKVVGHVNWYLTQDETQVKDIVLKLSYDNLPRRLKPCFLYLGIYPEDCEISVRPLLQKWVAEGFIQQTGNRDVEEVAEDYLYELIDRSLVQASRVNVNGDVKACRIHDLLRDLCITESKEDKLFEVCTNSNIFWRSKPRRLSIQCGMRGYVSSSNNDHSCVRSLFCLDPKGYAFTHKEKKWLFKFFKLVRVLDLGQNVCSKVPSNLGLFIHLRYVRICTRGKVIPDSICTLENLQTLDIYGPDDATYLPRGVWNLKQLRHLKCRGIMILRGQHGSKAGDQVMWNLQTISMIKFNSEIARMIEKGRFPKLRKLGLHISSVKKNNVHELLSSLRRLTHLNKLTLSFRKSEWPPVRTKYKHMERKIGLKPIELLQSLQQLSNLRTLEVRRALDLATCDIAFC encoded by the coding sequence ATGGCAGATAGTGTGATTTCCTTTGTCCTAGACAACTTGTCCCAATTGCTAGCACGTGAAGCCAATCTGCTATGTGGCGTGGATAACAGGGTTACAACCCTTCAAAATGAGCTCAGCCTGATAAACGTGTTCCTCAAAACATCTGAAGGGAAAACCAAGAAAGAAATTTACAAAGAAATTCTTCGTCAGATCAGAGATGTTGCGCACCAAGCTGAGGATGTCATCGACACCTTTGTTGTCAACGTGGCTATGCACAGACGTCGAACCATGCTGGGGAAGATGCTCCGTGGTTTTGAACATGGAAAGTTGCTCCGTGATGTGGTTGTGAAAATAGACAGCATAAAAGCCACTGTCAATGACATAAGAGAGAACAAGATGAAGCTCAGCGATGTCTTTCAACAAGAAGGTGAATCATCATCAGCAATAGAGGACGAGGAGAAGGTGCTGTTGCTGCACAGGAGAAGAAGAAATGTGGAGGAGCATGATGTAGTTGGTTTTGTTGGTGAATCCAAGGCAGTGATCCAGCTGCTTAAGAAAGAGAGTTCCCAAAGCAACGTTGTGTCCATCATCGGTATGGGTGGGTTGGGCAAAACCACCCTTGCTCGAAAGGTCTATAACACGGATGAGGTGATGTCATATTTCCATTGTCGTGCATGGGTTTATGTGTCAAATGACTGCCGAGTTAAGGAGCTTTTGCTTCGCCTTATCAACTGTTTGATGCCTAACGCTGAGAGCGAGCTTGGGAAGAAAAAGAAGGGAAAGAAACACAAGAGAATACAGAAACCAGGTGATATCTCTAGCTTGGGTGTGGACGAACTAAAGCTCATGGTGCGGAAAATACAACCAGGTGGCCTCTCTAGCTTGGGTGTGGACGAACTAAAGCTCAGGGTGCGGAATTTCTTGAGCATGAAAAAGTATCTGGTAGTCCTTGATGACCTCTGGAAGACTCAAGACTGGGATGATGTAAAAGATGCTTTTCCAAATGACAATAATGGTAGCAAAATACTCATTACTAGCCGTTTGAAAGAGGTGGCATCCCATACAAGTCCATATTATCCTCCTTATTACCTTCAATTACTCGGTGATCATGAAAGTTGGGAACTCTTTTCTAGGAAAGTGTTTCGAGGAGAAGAGTGTCCTTCTGATATAGAGCATCTTGGAAAACAGATGGTCAAAAGTTGTGGCGGTTTGCCACTCTCCATTGTTGTTTTGGGAGGGTTACTGGCAAACAAGGGGAAGTCATACAAGGAATGGTCCAAAGTTGTGGGACATGTCAACTGGTATCTTACTCAAGATGAGACCCAAGTCAAGGACATTGTACTCAAACTCAGCTACGACAACTTGCCTAGGAGACTAAAGCCCTGCTTTCTGTATTTGGGGATCTACCCTGAAGATTGTGAGATCTCTGTAAGGCCATTGCTACAAAAATGGGTTGCTGAGGGATTTATTCAACAAACTGGGAACAGAGATGTAGAGGAAGTTGCAGAAGATTACTTGTATGAGCTCATTGATCGTAGCTTGGTTCAAGCATCGCGAGTGAATGTTAATGGAGATGTGAAAGCATGTCGCATCCATGATCTTCTTCGTGATCTTTGCATAACTGAGAGCAAAGAGGACAAGCTTTTTGAGGTTTGCACAAATAGTAACATTTTTTGGAGATCAAAACCACGCAGGCTTTCTATCCAATGCGGCATGCGTGGCTACGTTTCTTCAAGCAACAATGACCATTCATGTGTCCGCTCTTTGTTTTGCCTTGACCCAAAAGGGTATGCTTTTACCCACAAGGAGAAGAAATGGCTTTTCAAATTCTTCAAACTGGTTCGGGTATTAGATCTTGGGCAAAACGTTTGCAGCAAGGTCCCTTCCAACTTGGGCTTATTTATCCATTTAAGGTATGTAAGAATATGCACAAGAGGCAAAGTCATTCCAGATTCTATATGCACACTCGAAAATTTACAAACTTTGGACATATATGGGCCGGATGATGCAACATATCTCCCTAGGGGAGTATGGAACCTCAAACAACTTAGGCATTTAAAGTGTAGAGGAATCATGATCCTACGAGGCCAGCATGGTTCAAAAGCAGGTGATCAAGTCATGTGGAATCTGCAAACAATCTCTATGATTAAATTCAATAGTGAGATTGCACGCATGATAGAGAAAGGAAGGTTTCCCAAGCTACGAAAGTTGGGTTTGCACATCTCCTCGGTCAAGAAAAATAATGTGCATGAGTTGTTGTCAAGCCTACGGCGATTAACTCATCTGAACAAGTTGACACTTTCCTTTAGGAAGAGTGAATGGCCACCAGTGCGTACAAAGTACAAGCACATGGAAAGGAAGATCGGGCTCAAACCAATTGAATTGTTACAAAGCCTGCAGCAGTTGTCGAATCTGAGAACATTAGAAGTTCGTAGAGCTTTGGACCTTGCAACGTGTGATATTGCTTTTTGTTAA